The Juglans regia cultivar Chandler chromosome 10, Walnut 2.0, whole genome shotgun sequence genome includes the window actacgtacgtacgtggctACAAGCCAACCAACCAAGCGGGTGTTGAGCAAACAGTCAAATACCACCTCGGCCAGTTTGCTCTACTCGCCAACTCCAGCCAGCCATGATCGTGACAACCCCCATGCATGCCCTTACTCTGCACTTGTCTCAAACCCAAGTAAACAGTAGAAAATACCGACACGCGGGTTGAATCTTACTGTAAAGCTTTTCATACTTTTTGGGTTTGACGATCAAAACTAGGGAGACAAAGGACGTCATGTTACAAACAAATAATCACGTGGCAACCCCCTCCCATGTGTAATGTCGTTCCTAATTATCTGATCACGATATCACGATCTGATCTGCTATATACGGGCacacacacatgatatatatatattatccttgCCAGAAGACCAAGACACAAAATCAAAATCCCTGTACGTAGTATATAGTTCTTAATATCTCGGAGCGCGGCCTTCCTTATTTTTTGGTccgatattatatatagatatagagagagaggaatcATGGCGGTGAAAGTTTATGGAACAATGAGGTCAGCCTGCACTCAGAGAGTGCTGGCTTGCCTTCTGGAGAAGGGTGTGGACTTTGAGGTTGTTCATGTCGATCTTGGTGCTGGAGAACAAAAGCGACCTGAGTTTCTCGTCCGACAGGTAGTAACTTAATTAGAGAcatcttactatatatatatatatatatatatctaggaTTAATATCTATTTATACATTTACATGATATAATGTTCACTAATGAATGAGAGTGTTGACATTCTTTTGTACAGCCGTTTGGGCAAGTTCCAGCCATAGAGGACGACGGTTTCCGGCTTTATGGTAAGAAGCATGCATCGAAgtcataataattatatatatggattgagaaatgcttggttagaacaaatattttatattaaaaaaatttataaagagaCGCGATTTAATAGAATAGTTAGATTTGTTATACAATAAAAAGAGATTTATAATCAttataagaaaactgcttatttgttgTCAGTTATTTCGTatgaaattgattattttctattaaaatgagtttatttttgtcttaaataatcattctcgtcgtaaataatctgtttcaattcttttttttttttgtagtaaataTATAGTGGATCAcattaaacaataaaaaggaTTTTACCGAATTTAAATTGTACTATCACCTATGTACGTATTTTTTCCTCAGTACCCTTACACATTTCATCACTTTATAGAGTCTAGGGCAATTGTAAGGTATTATGCAACAAAGTACAAGGACCAGGGTCCCAACCTATTGGGGAATACTTTGGAAGAGAGAGCTGTGGTGGATCAATGGCTAGAAGTGGAAGCACACAACTTCAATGACTTGGTTTACACTCTTGTGCTTCAGCTCGTGATTCTGCCGCTGATGGGAAAGCCTGGGGACTTAGCTTTGGCTCACACCTGTGAGCAAAAGCTGGAGAAGGTGCTGGACGTATACGAGCAAAGGCTGTCAAAGAGCAGATATCTTGCCGGAGACACCTACACTTTGGCTGATCTTAGCCATCTTCCGGGCATCAGATATCTCATGAATGAAGCTCGGATGGGGCATTTAGtgagggagaggaagaatgTGAATTCATGGTGGGAGGACATCTCAAGCCGGCCTGCATGGAAGAAGTTACTCATGCTTGCTGCTGCTCGTTCTTAATCACAGCATATTGATTAatctgcatgcatgatcatttCATGCAGTCATTCCTCTTGTTAAACCTAGTTATATATCTATGCTACTTAAATCATGTACTTCTCGTCGTGATCACTTCATGTCTTCTGCTTAATATTTGATTTCTTTCGTCTTAATTTTCATGTACTTGATGGTTTTCCTTTCCTCCCACCTTCTGATCTCTTCGGAGTGAATCATGATGTGTGACAGAAGGTGGGAATAAAAGATCATGTATGACTAAAATCATGTACTGTGGgtgtttaattttaagtttgagtttgaaaattttgtctTTCGAATTCTAATTTAATTgggaaatttttaaaaagggACCACAACCAATTAAGGGAAGTGTTggggatatatatatgtatatatattataaaatatcatattatccataagattttcataattattaaattaaatttgattagaatacttatttattttacttggcCTCTTATCTTATAAATAGGGGGTCTATGCCTTATATTTATGAACAACTGATTAGAATAGTAAAAATATAGCCCTCAAGATCTAATCTCTGTGTCTCTCATGCctatctcattttctattttattttattttatattttcatcagGAAGATTAATGAAGGATTCTCATCCACGGCCATGCAATTAAAAATGGTCCTAGAAGATTTTTAAATGCTAGTTGAGCGCAATCTGCCACGACTTTGGAGCatcttctgttttctttttttttttcccttacttTAGAGCATCTTCTTCATGCTTGGACGTACGCTCGAATTCAATTCCCGGCCCCATGGATAAACCCGCCTAGTGTTGGCAAAGTCATGGCCGCACGCCTTGCGGTAAACCCTGTCAGTACCTCTTACAGGAAGATCGTCCCATATATCAAGGCAATATTGTTACCAAGTTGGCTGATGTATATGGACGGTGCTACGTGTTCACCGCTATCAGCTCACACTGGGAGCTACTTCTCAGTACCCCTGACATATATCAAGACAATATCGTTACCAAGTTGGCTAATGTATATTGACGGTGTTCCGTCTATTGCTCTAGTGAGAGACTGTtaggtatatatagttgatcttctctttttttatattattttttttagagcaatgctaggtacagtctctACTTGAAGATTGCAATACAAGCTTaggttattttaactttaaaattttttaaaattacaaaattatccctcctaaaatgatgttttctctcatttaataatgtgattgcacatacagtccccacttgaagactgtaaatagaatttctatttttttatatgtatttttttatattttttaatatttaaaaaataaataaaaaaatattattattaaaaaaaaaacttctttaatcattaaataaaaaaataaaaaaaaatcttacaataACACGGAACTGTAAGAATTAATTGTGAgggtatcattttttttaatttttaagacgACACTACAGTCATTGTAGTTCACGTTaatcattttaacttttttttttagtattttatgaaatctttttaacattttaaaatatatattttttaaaattttttaataatatattttttaaaaaatttataaaattattaaaaaatacattcttaatcgaagtgtaaaaaaaaataaataaataaataccagCAGTAGGAACAGTGACTAGTATTATTTattgagcaatgctacacaacttGATCCCCAACCTCCAcataccacattttttttaaatctttatattttttaatattttttttttaatttttttgagtttattctttttaaaataattttatttttctattcattattcatatattaaaaatttgataaaagaaaaaaaaaattaaaaattaaaaaattaaaaaatatgtgatgtgtggaggatgagaggttgtgtagattttttcttatttattataaggtgcggctactatgccgcctCATTTTGACCactgggtatttttttttcataatttttaacatatttaaatatattttaaaaataaaataaaagatatcaataaacttaaaattactttttttattactgaataaaaaaaatttaaccaaatgTCAACTTGAAGAGACAAAATAGACTTTCTCTTCGTTATATATTAGCCCCAGTAGTGCTAGATACCCCCGGCTTCGTATCCCCTTTGCGGCCTCGCGGCTGATGTGgcacataatattaaaaaaaagaaaaaaaagaaaagaacccaGAAACATAAAGCGGGAGAGTGGGAGAAATGTCgattttgaagaagaaatttagCCCCAAACCAGATCTTTTATGTGCCAATCTTCCGAGCCCCAAACCAGAGAGATTATCTTCTCTTGCAGTCTTCGATCCCTGtgttatttctcatctttgGCGCCTAAGTGCATTTTCTCATCTGAGTTTTAAGTGTAGTGTGTCCTTTTCACTGCCGATTTCTTGCCGTTCACATGCGATCGCTGCCGCCAGGTTCCCGGTCCCCCTGCTTGCAATTTATCTGTTTTTACACTGACTCTTTTAGATTtgaatttatttactattttgttGGTGATTGGTTTGACTCCAATGCTTAATGATGCCTGTCTAAATGTTGAAGAATGCTATATCAAATaaagtttgttttgttttttcttatcgGTATGTAGGCTACGTTACATAGTTATGTTTTTTCCATCTTTCATAGCATTACTCTTGAAAGAACTAGGAAGATGAGCATGTGAATAGCTATCAGAAACAGTGTGTGAAGCTGTACGATCATTCCTACTAGGCGACTCGGATCAGCTAGTATTGATAACTGATCATGCTGTGCTAAGACTCGGTCTTTATGGCTTTCCCCCATTCTACTACCATACCTTTGGGAGTAATGCCTCCATTCATAGGGAAATATGGTTATGTTCTTATGAGTTATGACCATTCTTCTTAGCCTTCTAGTGCTTCGATTTCAAATTCCgttaattgagaaaataaaaaatattgcagtgggattttttttttgcctaatTAATTGCCTGTTTTCGACCATTTCCTTAGCATAAAATCAGACTGGAGTGACAGGTAATTCCTTTATGCCTTTAATATCTACATAAGAATTGGTATAGTGGTTCCTATCCTGATATTTTGGTGTTGTATCTTGATAAAAGATTCTAGTTAAGATTGGTTTAATCTTTCTTAGTGTTGGACATGGATGATGGTTTACTGGAATGCTAATTGAAGAGGGACGTGTCAAAGTAACCTTTCAACAACCTTTTTTCAACTGATGTTTTTGTCATTGCCATGGGAGAGGAACAAGTGTGGGTCCTTATTGTCATTGATACGAAAGCACTGAGATGGTAGAGCATCTCAAAATATTTGATGATGGCTTATAGCTTTGTCACTATAGCCTTGAGGTTTATCCCCTCAAGTCAATTTTATATATGCTTTAGAATAAAGATCGATGCctacaactatttttttctttcaatattttgtCGTAAACATACTGATAACAAATTATACACTTGCTTGATATAGACACTGATTACTTGGCTGTTACAATTTACAGCTTAATTAGCACTTCGAATTCTGGATGCATGGATGTTAGGAAGTGTATGAATGAAGTTTGAGAATCGCTGATCAATGTAACAGGGGTTGCCCCGTAGTGAAGAACCAGCTAGAAAGTTAATGTATACGATGATTTTACTGCACTGAATTAGTTTTTCTGCAGTAATTAAGTTGGGAATTCTAGCAAATGTGTCTACTATACCTCTTTGCCTGTTGATTGATTCAGTTTGCCTCGCTTATGCTTTCTCTAGGTTGTTGTTAGGTCACAAAATTTAACTGGGTTGTTGCTCTAGGTtgcttttgtcttttttgttaGTATGTGGAAAATGGCTTTGTTTGTTAGTGTTATGAACCCTCTTGAAATCTAGTTACGGTAATATGTTGCAATGTAATGAAAGTTGGGCTTTCTTTGTAATGAGATGAAGCTGCtgtagaaaaataaagtaattgtGGTAGAATAAAATTGCAGGAAATGTGTTTGTTTGGGGTGTATTTTTTAAGCTTAATGTTGGTGAGTCAAAGGCTGAGGGTATCAAATCTTGAGAGGAATTTTTAAGAaactatcatttaataattGGTTAATATATGAATTAACCATCAAATCTGTTTGAAGTTTAGCAGCTGTTTCTTTTGTTCTAATTGAAATGTGGTAGTGAGGAAGTTTTGAGTTGCTGGCTGTTTCCTATAAGTTTTGAGTTACACATGAAGTTTTGTTCTACTTGAAATTGCTTGCCTACCTATAATGTTGATATAGGAAGTTTCCTATAACTTTTGAGTTGTTTGAGTTGCCGGCTGTTTTGAGGGTTGGTTGCTCATGAATGCCTACCTATAATGGTCATTTTTCATCTACAATATAATTCATATTATCTCCCCCTTATCAATCATAAATCCTgatttttaagggaaaaaagttagtggaatatatatataatggtcatTGCAGGATTTCCTGTTAgtggaatatatatattgctgCCACCAATGTTTTGAGTTGATGATTGTGGAAGTTTTGTTGCTgatgattgatatatatatatatatcataagcCAGCAACCAATGTTTTcaattagaatatatatgtgGAAGGTCTGTTAGTGGAATTAAGGAATTTTAGCCACtgccacaatatatatataacacggCATATAACACGGCCTTCTTATTAGTGGAAGGTCTAGCTAAGACTGAATTTTGGGGAAATTGATAAGACTGAATTTCTCCACAtaaactttctaaaatttgTGTACTTGGAGAATTTGATAAGACTGAATTTTGGTTATTCTCTAAGTGAACTTTACAATTGCTTGGATCTTGTTTTATTGTCATTGATTTTTACTTGTTATTGTTAATGTTTTCAGAATGGGAAACGGGAAAGAACAGCCAACTACGCAGACATTATCTAACTCAAATCCCCCATCCGAGgtatgtatataatatgatttaatatatcaataatattggtattttttagTCGATGTTTATTtccaaaatacatcaataa containing:
- the LOC108983086 gene encoding glutathione S-transferase F11-like — encoded protein: MAVKVYGTMRSACTQRVLACLLEKGVDFEVVHVDLGAGEQKRPEFLVRQPFGQVPAIEDDGFRLYESRAIVRYYATKYKDQGPNLLGNTLEERAVVDQWLEVEAHNFNDLVYTLVLQLVILPLMGKPGDLALAHTCEQKLEKVLDVYEQRLSKSRYLAGDTYTLADLSHLPGIRYLMNEARMGHLVRERKNVNSWWEDISSRPAWKKLLMLAAARS